The following are encoded together in the Phragmites australis chromosome 19, lpPhrAust1.1, whole genome shotgun sequence genome:
- the LOC133900672 gene encoding uncharacterized protein LOC133900672: MSGPAATGEHEEEEMAALVPRPPPSPMKDGDLQCNDGGSTESTEHGISKVKPPSSWTWGRVVPTRGIGLVMGGLFVLSMLVGSTSSNWWSQLDSSTFQLGTSVSGAARHGGHGRPPHHHTPSSAALRVPIPFNCINETSSTCRRAATSPSPSPSSSPSVPLPLAPSSTCPEYFRHIHKDLSPWRETGITRQAVERARHWAFFRLVVVDGRAYVVKYRRAFQTRDVFTQWGILQLLARYPGRVPDLDIMFFCGDIPQVRAAGFPNPSTAPPLFGYCKDGAEALDILFPDWTFWGWPEVNIRPWAPFLEEVMPENQRVPWPEREPYAYWKGNPTAGGEVRGDLMRCNASDGGKDWNARLFGQDWRYAIRNDFKDSNLAKQCLYRYKIYVQGRGWSVSRKYILACDSLMLPIDSPYQDFFSRGLVAGRHYWPIDNTRKCPSIKFAVDWGNAHPAQAQRMGEEGSSFAREEMSMDYVYDYMLHLLTNYARLLRYKPTVPGNAVELCLESMACPESGRSREFLLESRERYVADYEPCTLPPPFTADEVKEMVRRDEEVRSKVKRMEEEEEKKT; the protein is encoded by the exons ATGAGTGGCCCAGCAGCAACGGGGGAGCACGAAGAGGAGGAGATGGCCGCGCTGGTgccacggccgccgccgtctccaATGAAAGATGGGGACCTTCAATGCAACGACGGCGGCAGCACCGAGTCGACTGAACATGGGATATCAAAGGTCAAGCCACCGTCATCTTGGACGTGGGGGAGGGTGGTGCCGACAAGGGGCATCGGGCTGGTCATGGGCGGCCTCTTTGTCCTTTCCATGCTCGTCGGCAGCACCAGCAGCAACTGGTGGAGCCAGCTCGACTCATCT ACATTTCAGCTAGGCACAAGCGTCAGCGGTGCAGCAAGGCATGGAGGACATGGACGTCCCCCTCACCACCACACCCCGTCATCTGCAGCGCTACGCGTACCGATACCCTTCAACTGCATCAACGAGACGTCTTCCACATGCCGCCGCGCAGCAACATCCCCCTCTCCATCACCATCGTCGTCACCATCAGTGCCCCTACCGTTGGCACCATCTTCGACGTGCCCAGAGTACTTCCGGCACATCCACAAGGACCTGTCGCCCTGGCGTGAGACGGGGATCACGCGACAGGCGGTGGAGCGCGCGCGTCACTGGGCGTTCTTCCGGCTTGTGGTCGTGGACGGGCGCGCGTACGTTGTGAAGTACCGGCGTGCGTTCCAGACGCGGGACGTTTTCACGCAGTGGGGCATCCTGCAGCTACTTGCCCGATACCCCGGGCGCGTCCCGGACCTGGACATCATGTTCTTCTGCGGGGACATCCCCCAGGTGCGCGCTGCCGGCTTCCCGAACCCGTCCACTGCACCGCCACTCTTTGGGTACTGCAAGGACGGCGCCGAGGCGCTTGACATCCTCTTCCCGGACTGGACCTTCTGGGGCTGGCCAGAGGTGAACATCCGGCCGTGGGCGCCGTTCCTGGAGGAGGTGATGCCTGAGAACCAGCGCGTGCCCTGGCCGGAGAGAGAGCCCTACGCGTACTGGAAGGGCAACCCCACTGCAGGCGGGGAGGTGCGAGGTGACCTGATGCGCTGCAACGCATCTGATGGCGGCAAAGACTGGAACGCGCGCCTCTTCGGGCAGGATTGGAGATACGCTATCAGAAACGACTTCAAAGACTCAAACTTGGCCAAACAATGTTTGTACAG ATACAAGATCTATGTCCAGGGGAGGGGGTGGTCGGTGAGCAGAAAGTACATCCTGGCCTGTGACTCACTGATGCTGCCCATCGACTCGCCCTACCAGGACTTCTTCTCCCGGGGCCTCGTCGCCGGCAGACACTACTGGCCCATCGACAACACCCGCAAGTGCCCGTCCATCAAGTTTGCCGTCGACTGGGGCAATGCCCACCCAGCACAGGCGCAGCGGATGGGTGAGGAGGGCAGCTCCTTCGCCCGGGAGGAGATGAGCATGGACTACGTGTACGATTACATGCTGCACCTGCTCACCAACTACGCCCGGCTGCTCCGTTACAAGCCCACTGTCCCAGGGAATGCCGTCGAGCTCTGCCTTGAGTCCATGGCCTGCCCCGAGAGTGGCCGCTCCCGCGAATTCTTGCTGGAGTCCAGGGAGAGGTACGTTGCCGACTACGAGCCCTGCACGCTGCCGCCACCATTCACTGCCGACGAGGTTAAGGAGATGGTCCGCAGGGACGAGGAAGTGCGTAGCAAAGTGAAAaggatggaggaggaagaggagaagaagacctAG